A window of Hordeum vulgare subsp. vulgare chromosome 5H, MorexV3_pseudomolecules_assembly, whole genome shotgun sequence genomic DNA:
agaagaagttgagtcgaataactcggattcccggccttctccggacgtacggtccctgttcaactcatagtgtttccagacatatctacagctctcggacgaccgacccctgttagatgtccgaccccttgcggacgcccggacttccgtaaactgccggacgtccgaaccctgtgtgacttaaagtgtccccaacggctgcttttacactccccactatatataccccctcccacttcgtgagagggtgtccaacacagctagaacacatccaagaacacctttctactcactcactcttgtctacaccaaatcttagatcccaagagcatttgtgagtccctttgagtgttgttccaatcaaaagatagatcgtctccttctcctccttcccaccaaagtgatttgtgatttgagcaagttttgagcaatccccgtgatcttgttactcttggaggttggagactcctaggcggtaggagtcttcggagaggaatcaaaccattgtgatttcccccggaaagtttgtgaaggtttggaagccacctcaaggcttaccactagtggttgagaaacgccttcgtggagttatctcaaagggagaatagggtgagccttcgtggcgttggtgtgccttcgtggtaacatccgcccctctaacggtgacgtagcttccctccaaggaagtgaacatcgggatacatccttgtctctcttggagtttcggttattcctaaccctaactctctacttgtgttaatccttattacgtacttgtatttgattattgtttaccgcttgccttactccactctaaatagcttactccttgtcatagcaattattaggcctacactcatattccgcacttttgtctaaaattgctaagtaattattagaatttgaaactgtacctattcaccccccctctaggtccatctcgatcattTTCAAATGTTCATATGTAGTTTTATCACCCATTAGTTGAAttcgtcctaatttttcagaaagcaacaaagtaacacacAATCCTATGCAAAAATGCAAAGGTGCACATACAACATTTATATTccccttgttggtgaactcttaaCCTTGACGGAGACCAGCTTCCTGGTTCGAGAACTGCAACAATTCAGAATCATCATCATAAAAGAAGATATTGACATGATCGAGAGGCTGAAAGTGAGACCACACCTTCATATTCCACGGATAAAAGCTAGCAGAATACATTGTCAGAAAGCAGCTAGCACACAATACATTCTTCAGGTTCTAGGTTCTACAGATAGAAGCTAGCACAATTCATTTTAGATTGTCCACGAAGCTGATAATCTGAGAAATGAGAAGGTTGACAGAAAGCAGCATATCCAAGCGAGACAATACATATATGAAAGGAGCCAAGTCCAGATTAATCTTGGCCTACCACGATGCCATGCATTGCATTCTGATTTAAGATGTCCTTGATGAGATGGCAACGGACGGAGGCACATCAGCTTGTGTAGCTGCCGTCAAGCCTGCGTACCTCCACCTTGAGCTCATGGACATGGCggtcgccaccgccgcctccgggAAGGGCCCGGAAGAAGCAGGTCTCGTCCACGCAGAGGCGGTTGTCGACGCAGAACTGGTGCCAGCCGTACCGGAGGGACGTGCGGGCCATGCCGCTGCTGTTGAGGCCGTGCTTGAGGTTGACGCTCCATGACTTGCCCCCCATCCTCAGCACCACCTTCTTCGTCTCGGTGTACCCGTGCGCCTTGCTGAATGCCCGCGGGACGTTCTGCGTCGACGACGGCGGAAGGAGCTGGTtgtcagaagaaggagaagaagcgcgTGTGATCTGATCGAGTGGAGTGGGGAGACGCTCTCACCAGGTACTGCCCGCTCCGCTTGGCAAAGTGGCATTTCTTGAGCTCGACGACGAACTGCGGCGTCGCCGCGTTCCGTGTCGGCGCTGGCGCCGGCGCGTCGACGGTGTTCATGTCCATTTCCTCCGACTCCGAGCTGCTGCGGCTGCTGTTGTTGCTTGACAAAGTAATTCTTGTCTTACCAACTTGAGTCCTGTGCCGCAGCCTTCTCTTCCATGTCCCCTGTTCTCTGTCTTTTTCTGCCCCGTTGCTGCTTCGTTCGCCCTTGGCTGACAATGGCTGCTCCCTTTCACTTTCAGTGGGGTTAACTTCAGCTTCAGCTTCGACATGATCAGGCAGCGTCTCGGAGCTTGATCTCATCCTGCTCGACGACCCCTGGTATCCATGACGACCAGGCGCGGGTGCAGAGTGATTTGCAGAGCTTGCGCCGCCGCTGTGTCCCTGGGTGGCCATCCCTTGGTCGACCTGCAGAGATGCGTCTACCTGCAGGTGCCAGCGCTCGTTGATCCCTTGGAACCGGAAGGCATCCCGGACGGCCATGGAGTCGGCGAGGTGGAACCAGGAGCCTCCCTGGTCGACCTGCTcaatgcagcagcagcagcagcaggagcagccaTGTTAAAATTGATGGATGGATCGGACGAATACCTTGATGGATTGGACAGAACAGTGATGCACGCATACCTTGATGGATTGGACGGCGATCTGGCCAAGGTGGGGGAAACATGCGGCGTGCTCATGGCTCACTATGCCTGGTACAATACAATACAACCCGAAAAAGGAAATTAAATGAGGGTTGGGGTTTTCACGCCGGCTGAATTGATTTGACTCGACTTggaaccaagagagagaagtaAAAATGCCAAGATCTGGTCTAGAGACGGGGGAATTGGTTCGTCGGTTCCTGATTCCTGAAGCCAGACGGGTAAACAAGCAAGAAGagctcaaagaaaagaaaagagtagGTAACGTACGCTTGAGGTCGgcgacggtggtggaggaggtggggAAGGAGACGGCGAGGCGGGTGCCGAGGATCGTGTCGAGGAATACCGTCGCGACGTCGCCAGCGGCCATGGATTCCCCGCCTCCTTTCCCGAAATGGCAATTCCTCTTCCCTTCCTTGGGCTAGCTCTGTCTGTGTGCGCGTGAgtgagtgggagagagagaggaggccggggaggaaggaaggaagggaagtGAAGGGCACGTGATCGGCTCTGACTGCTCATGTACACTTTGCATGCCAGCTCAAACATACTCTCAAAATTCGCTTCAGAGCCCCCTTCTATTTCAACTAGTAATTTCTTTTTGTTTAATTTCAGAGATAATCTCTGTCTTCTGAAGCTCCGTGTTTGTAAAAGTTTGCTCAGGAAGATGCACCAAATAGAATACAAAATCAGTTTACAAAGCGCAATCATTTTTATATGTTCAGAGAACAATGGCGCTTGTAGTGAGCTAGGAAGCAACAGGAAAAAGGCCATGCCATGCATGTGTGACTTCCATGTATGCCCATATCAACAGAAGTACACAACATCACATCACATCCCTCCTTTCCAATTCCTGTTTTGTTCTTCTGCATTTTTGCTACTAGTAGATTTCTTCCTAGAAAAAAAAGAGAATGGTGAGGATTTCTAATGCTAGTTtcttaagagcatctctagtggatggtgtaAATTTGAACGTGTATATCTTCATATACACGTCCATATACACGTTGTTAAATTATACACGTTCCAGTTTTTCAGTGGAACGTGTAAATTAGGACGTGTATATTCCAACGACTATATTTTCAAACGGCTATATTTCCTCATCACTAGACCAATTTTTTCCTTTGTTGGATTTTGCTTTCTTTGTTATTGCAGAACGATGCTGAGTTGATGGATTTGCCTGCTCTCCAATTGAACTATTTGGTTGTGTTTGTGTGTAACCAAAATCAATGGTGTCCAAGAAGGCTTGGTCATCATCCATCTGACTTCAAATTGACAGCAATAGTTCAATTGGCAGCTATTTTATACCACAATCTAAATCAAATTGACAGCAATAGACAAAAAAAGGGCGTGTAAAATTGACATCAATCTGAATGTTCAGAAGTTTCAGTCCCGTGCCTCCTACCCCTTCCGTCGCTGCCTCCTACCCCTCCCGTCGCTGCCTTCCCTCCCCCTGCCCGTCGCTGGCTCGCTGCCTCTCCCCCTCCCGTCGCTGGCTCGCTGCCTCTCCCCCTCCCGTCGCTGGCTCgctgcctctccctctcccgtCGTTGTCTCTCCCCTCCCATCGCTACCCATCCCCCTCCCGTCGCTGCCCCTCCCTACCTCTGCCCAGGCCGCCACCCTACCTCTCCCCATCTGCAGGTAGCGCCGGCCGCCGCCCTTCCTCTGCCCATGccgccgccctacctctccccagGCGCAGGTAGCGTCGGCCGCCGCCCTACCCCTCCCGTCGCCAGATCTGGCTGCAGGGCGTGCGCCCCCCCGTCCCCGCCCTCCCGCTCGTGAGctcggccggagaggaagaagttaCCTTGGGCGGCGGCCGGAGAAGAACGCGACGGCGATCTGGGGCGAGGTCCTCCGACCCTTCCTCCTGGCGGCCGCGGGACGAAGCAGGCGAGCTCACGAGCGTGGCTTGATCGTGTTTGTTTCCACGCCTCGTACCGTCGTGGCTAGGCGTGGATGTTTTACACCCCCTTTTACACGAGTCGCTGGGAGTCGTTGGGAGGTAAAAAACTGCTGGGATCATGTATATTTACTATACACGTCCATATAGAggatccactagagatgctctaatacGCTGTGACGTGGCATCCTTGTCGGTTCTGCGAACGTTCACCACAACTTGAGGAACGACAAGTGCACAATTGTTGCAGCCTAGCACCAGGCCCGTCGTTGGAGGTGGCCAAGATGGGCGACCGCACACGGCCCCCAAAAATTTGGGGGCCCCAAATTACTAGGTATTAGtagtatatatgtatatatatatataatcataaTTAGCTATTTAATCCATCAGCAAGGCCTAAGCAGTGCTCAACAACAAAAAGGCTGGCAGCCCCTGCATATCAGATATCACGTACACGCATGAATGCCTGATCACGTACGATGTCTCCAGGCGTGGAAGTCTCTTTCCATCGATCGCTAACAGcctaaggccctgtttgtttcagaagtttcgggactttttttagtctcaaCTTAAAAGTCcttagtccctacccgtttgtttacagggactaaatagggactagaggtcattaaatgacatgcaaaaagattatgttacccttagtaatgtagtagtagttattaaatgacatgttaaaagtAAGGTCATTGTTGGAAAAAATGCCAAAAAAGTCCTAAAAagaccctcccatagggacttctccaaatagtcccaaataccccttttagtccctaaaagtccctcctgtttgtttcacatgggatttttttgaactttttttagTTCCTACACCAAAAaatccctggaaacaaacacccccctAACACGCCGCCTGACTCCATTGCTTCCACCAGTCGTCTCATCTCCGCCGCGCCCAAGACGTCGTCCGTCCGCTCGCGGGGAACATCGTGTGCCGCTGCCTTCCGCGTCCGCGGTCCGCCGTCCGCGCTTCCGTCATCGGCGATCAGCCGATCACCCAGGTCCCAGGTTCAGTTTGTGCATATTAGTTTATCCCTGTCATATCAGGTTAGGTATACTATACATATTAGGTTAGGTATACAAGTATACTTAATTTCTTTTGTTAGATGATTgttttcatagttttgggtcCGATTTTGATTTTCGCCCTGGGCCGCTGAATTTCTGAAGACGGCCCTGCCTAGCACCCGCCCTTGCATTCAGCCACTTCCGATGCATTTGAGAGGTACTGTAATGTCTGAACTTCTTCTGTTATCAATTTGATTTGAGAGGTACTGAATTTGACTGAACTTGTCTGGACTTCTTCTGTTATGAACACACATTCGGCCACTTCCGATGCATTTGAACACTTGTGGTTGATGTGCTCGTCCGAGTGACCCGGAGTTCACGCCACCAATCGAACTATGCGCATTATTCTTCTGGCATTTGTAACTAACACCAAAAGCGATAGAAAGTGCTAAGCAAAGTAAAAAAAGCCATTAATCAGTAGACAGTATGTATATTCTTCTTTTGTCTCTCTACTAGTTCTGAATTTGTTCTAAATTTCTGAATATTTAGCTGAAGATTAATATGATTCTGTTAATTTGCAGTTTCTGAATTTGTCTAAATTAATTTCTGAATTTGTTCTAAACTCTTCAGTTTCTGAATATACATTTGTTCTATTCAGATTAATCATacataaactaaaaaaacagaaaaatggtACAGCAACTTGCCTAACAGCACATTTTGGTACAATTTCAGTCAACTCTAACGTTGCACAGTCGTCGCTGTTAATTCCGTGTGTGCCTTCCTCCACTATGTGTGGGACCTATTTGTCAATCAGAcagataaaatagaaaaaataaaataaaagctcccTGACGTGATTCGAACGAGGGAGCTATTCATATGCGAACATCCGCACGCCAACCAATACACctcgtgaaagcacaattgctccttagggtagttttgataattgatcacaacatatgcatcattggactaatatgtttttcaagtatatttcagaaaagttcaaaagatgctttggctaaaggcttatatgGAGATGCCTCTTGATGCAAGAAaaagaataggattggctcaagcttcaagctagaggaCTCTTgattttctatttgtgagaaatcacatttgagtacataggaaagccaatactattaaaggaggtgaggtagtaa
This region includes:
- the LOC123396295 gene encoding uncharacterized protein LOC123396295, which produces MAAGDVATVFLDTILGTRLAVSFPTSSTTVADLKRIVSHEHAACFPHLGQIAVQSIKVDQGGSWFHLADSMAVRDAFRFQGINERWHLQVDASLQVDQGMATQGHSGGASSANHSAPAPGRHGYQGSSSRMRSSSETLPDHVEAEAEVNPTESEREQPLSAKGERSSNGAEKDREQGTWKRRLRHRTQVGKTRITLSSNNSSRSSSESEEMDMNTVDAPAPAPTRNAATPQFVVELKKCHFAKRSGQYLNVPRAFSKAHGYTETKKVVLRMGGKSWSVNLKHGLNSSGMARTSLRYGWHQFCVDNRLCVDETCFFRALPGGGGGDRHVHELKVEVRRLDGSYTS